The proteins below come from a single Elgaria multicarinata webbii isolate HBS135686 ecotype San Diego chromosome 11, rElgMul1.1.pri, whole genome shotgun sequence genomic window:
- the LOC134405401 gene encoding olfactory receptor 14A16-like, translating into MIQGNKLDNRSTVTEFLLMGFSDDRDLQFLHFSMFLFIYLTALMGNFLIIIAVALDHHLHTPMYFFLVNLSLTDICYISTTIPKSLATSLTNDKTISFAGCVAQVFLVITCAGSELVLLTIMAYDRYVAICYPLQYILIMRKDVCFHLAAASWLSNLIDALLQTCTSFSLNFCGSNMIGQYFCDIPQLQKISCSDTKVSKLVIFMTMIIVDSFCTGLIFVSYGYIFSAVQKIPSVQGKYKAFSTCIPHLTVFSFFIITGVFSYMRPKALSSRTIDLLSAVFYTVLPPLLNPIIYSFRNKDIQAGIWKMPKEVRQVEDSNK; encoded by the coding sequence ATGATTCAAGGAAATAAACTGGACAATCGATCCACAGTGACAGAATTCCTTCTGATGGGATTTTCCGATGACCGTGATTTGCAATTTTTGCATTTTTCAATGTTTctcttcatatacttaacagcCTTAATGGGGAATTTTCTCATAATCATTGCAGTGGCCCTAGACCACCATCTTCACACACCCATGTATTTCTTTTTGGTCAACCTATCACTGACAGATATTTGTTACATCTCAACCACTATCCCCAAATCCTTGGCCACTTCTTTGACAAATGACAAAACTATTTCTTTTGCTGGATGTGTTGCCCAAGTTTTCTTAGTTATCACCTGCGCAGGTTCTGAGCTTGTTTTGCTCACTATCATGGCTTATGACCGCTATGTAGCCATCTGCTATCCACTGCAATATATTCTTATTATGAGAAAAGATGTGTGTTTCCACTTGGCAGCTGCTTCCTGGCTAAGCAACTTAATAGATGCATTGTTGCAAACTTGTACCAGTTTTAGTTTAAATTTCTGTGGGTCCAATATGATTGGCCAGTATTTCTGTGATATCCCTCAGTTGCAAAAGATTTCTTGCAGTGATACAAAAGTTAGCAAGTTAGTTATTTTTATGACTATGATTATTGTGGATTCATTTTGTACTGGTTTAATCTTTGTTTCTTATGGCTACATCTTTTCTGCAGTGCAGAAGATTCCCTCAGTTCAAGGCAAATATAAAGCTTTCTCTACCTGCATTCCCCACTTGACtgtcttttcattttttataatCACAGGTGTGTTTTCATACATGAGACCAAAAGCACTTTCCTCTAGAACTATTGATTTGCTCTCTGCTGTTTTCTATACAGTTCTGCCACCATTACTGAATCCGATCATTTACAGCTTCAGGAACAAGGATATTCAAGCAGGAATATGGAAAA